aatttaaaaaagcaatttgatatttttaattttttgaaaataattttttgagaaattttaaaatatttatttaaatctcaaaaaatatttataaaaaatgaaattgaaatattttgatgaaaattaaaaaaataaataaatgatttgtactatttaaagataaaaaataactaaataaaataaataattaatttaataaaaaaatatttttttttaaataatttaatttaattttaaaaaataaattaataagttcaaaatagttgaaagttgataaatttttattttttcaaaaatatttttttgagaaattttcattaaaattcgaaaacaataattaaaatctaaaaaaaaaaaattatattttattaaaattaatttattttttttcaattaatttttaaaaaaaaatttcttctattaaaactaaatatcataaaaatttctatttttaattaattttaatatttttttttaatctttaattaattttttaaattaattttttaaattaattttttaatttaaataattaatttaaataattaatttaaaaaattaattgaagaaaaaatagaaaagttatagaatttaagaaaaaaattgtaaaaaaaatctcaaaactaCTCACTGTTGTTTCTTATTCGTATTACTTGGCAACGTTGCCGAGACACGATAATACCCTTGTTGCTCCTCTCCAATCTTATCGCCACTTGTTTCGGGCATCTTTCGTTGTAACGTCATCGTTTCCATAGTTTCGCCATCTTCCTCATTCAGATAATACCGCGATCCATTCGCCGTCTTACAATTTTCGCACTCGCTCAAATAATCATCGTCCAAACTCGCGTCATTCGGCAAAAAATGCTGCTTTGGATTTGTGCAATTGGTTGAATTTAATACTGGTAACGGCTTCTTATTGCCATCCGCATGTCGATGCATCATCACACGTTGTTTGCTGCCATGGGGTCCTGCTGGAGGCTTCACATTATTTGCCGTGCGTTGCTTATTTGTCGAATTTTTTGGTAACGTATTATTTCCAAGAGTGTTGTtactgttattgttgttgttggaatGACGCATCCTCAAGCTTGACATTTCCGCCGAGTGTCGATTGCTGTTCAAAAGTGAGAATTGAGCATCACGCGTCGTTGCATAAGTGCTTTGATCCCCATTTGAAGACAAAACGCTCAACTTTTGACTGGAAGTCTTGTACAATTTCGGCGGCAAAACGGGATTCGGCTCAATTGGGTAGCTGGTTGTCAATAAATTCTCATGGGAACGCGATTCGATCAAATTATTCCGAGATGACGTCTTCAGAATGGGTTTCGGAGGTTGTCGACGCGGCGTATTTGCGGAGGTGATTCCTAAGGCATTGGGATGCGCTGCCTCGAGTTTCAGCAAAGAAGGTTTCAAACGACGAATACTCGTGGTCGGATCGTACGTGGGTCCTGTCGGATACAAATTTGTCGGGACAAGCTCTTGTTGGCGTCGCGAAATCGTTTGAATCGTCCCGGATTGTGACGTTGAAGGAAAGGAAGTTGATTTTGAGACGACTGTTGATGACGAGGAGGATGAACTTTGTTTGGCAGCGACATTATTGAGTTTCGTCGTCAGAGTCGACAAAAAGAGACTTTGAGTATTTTGTTGAGCAGCTGCGGTAATTTGGGTCGAACCCATGTAAGTATTCGGAATATGCTGAATCGGGCATTGGCAAGcgggttttttgttgttattgggAGATTGAGCGCCTGAACTTGCCAACGACATGGGTTTGAGATTTGCCATAATTCCGTCGTTGGCGGTTACATTTCGGGGAATTGTGCGATGATAACGTTTCGGGGTTTTTGGGGCATCAACAAGACCTTCGCTGGAATTGCTGGCGGAGACAATCAACGGTTCCGTATCCAAATTCGTGTTGAGCGGTTCGGGTGTGTTGAAGAGAGGCGGCGGCAAAATCGTTGCAATTGTCGTGTTATTTGCGGAAATGCTCTGATTTGACGTTTGAACTTCTTTTGGCATTTGTCCGCGAATGAGACACGTGGCTTGCGTCGTTGTACGATGTCCCATGCTGGCAATCTGGTTCGTAATTGTGGTTGTATTGAGTTCGCAGTTCTGTAAAGTGCAGGGAATTTCGCGCGGTAAACTACTGATCAACTGCTGACCCATCGGATAGATGGCAGTCGATGACGGGTCAGCAGCGACGACAGCGGGAAGTTCGTTTGTGCGCGTTATTGTGTTGTTTGGCGATCGAACGTACTGATTTCGGATGTGATTTTCGCCTGCAGCTACCGCTGTGATGCTTCCTGCGTTGTTTATGTTGATGTTTATGAGATTTGTGGTTGTCGCACTGATATCGGGCTCCGAATTGCACACAGTTAAAGGCAGTGTACGATGCGTCGTTGCCACACTGACCGTACAAGTGTTCATACTTTCAGCTTGAGCAAGGGCAATTACTTCTTCGTAAGGGGGAGGAGCTTCTCCCCTTTGCGGGGGCTTCCATAACTGATATTGCCCCGGATACGCATCATATGCAAATCCCATTCCATCGCCTGTTGTGCCCATATAATTGCCTGATAAATACCCGATACTCTCGACATTTCGGGGATTTTCACGATTTTCTCCCCGATCGCCCCGATGACTCGATTTTCGATTGCGCAAACGATTAATGAGGA
The sequence above is drawn from the Culicoides brevitarsis isolate CSIRO-B50_1 chromosome 1, AGI_CSIRO_Cbre_v1, whole genome shotgun sequence genome and encodes:
- the LOC134837095 gene encoding mucin-5AC-like; protein product: MGTTGDGMGFAYDAYPGQYQLWKPPQRGEAPPPYEEVIALAQAESMNTCTVSVATTHRTLPLTVCNSEPDISATTTNLINININNAGSITAVAAGENHIRNQYVRSPNNTITRTNELPAVVAADPSSTAIYPMGQQLISSLPREIPCTLQNCELNTTTITNQIASMGHRTTTQATCLIRGQMPKEVQTSNQSISANNTTIATILPPPLFNTPEPLNTNLDTEPLIVSASNSSEGLVDAPKTPKRYHRTIPRNVTANDGIMANLKPMSLASSGAQSPNNNKKPACQCPIQHIPNTYMGSTQITAAAQQNTQSLFLSTLTTKLNNVAAKQSSSSSSSTVVSKSTSFPSTSQSGTIQTISRRQQELVPTNLYPTGPTYDPTTSIRRLKPSLLKLEAAHPNALGITSANTPRRQPPKPILKTSSRNNLIESRSHENLLTTSYPIEPNPVLPPKLYKTSSQKLSVLSSNGDQSTYATTRDAQFSLLNSNRHSAEMSSLRMRHSNNNNNSNNTLGNNTLPKNSTNKQRTANNVKPPAGPHGSKQRVMMHRHADGNKKPLPVLNSTNCTNPKQHFLPNDASLDDDYLSECENCKTANGSRYYLNEEDGETMETMTLQRKMPETSGDKIGEEQQGYYRVSATLPSNTNKKQQVSKSREPWFATIPASSSSEEDEAAE